One Setaria viridis chromosome 7, Setaria_viridis_v4.0, whole genome shotgun sequence genomic region harbors:
- the LOC117862769 gene encoding putative HVA22-like protein g, with amino-acid sequence MSTELLTKFLTLLFGYAMPALECFKAIEQRPGRADQLRFWCEYWIILVLLVMFDEIAGVLISKIPMYYELKLAFLVYLWYPKTRGTDIVYETFLQPLVMQYQPNIEARLQYLRANAGDILVFYLKNFTERGYDLFLRALDYVRSQASRGSRTRSFFSFRGDRAERPSFTDDYAIGGERRDGGRHRRPRSGY; translated from the exons ATGTCGACGGAACTCCTGACGAAATTCCTCAC GTTGTTGTTCGGATACGCGATGCCGGCGCTGGAGTGCTTCAAGGCGATCGAGCAGCGGCCCGGCCGGGCTGACCAGCTCCGGTTCTGGTGCGAGTATTG GATTATCCTAGTCCTCCTGGTCATGTTCGACGAAATTGCCGGTGTTCTGATTTCCAA GATTCCAATGTACTACGAGCTCAAGCTTGCCTTCCTCGTGTACCTGTGGTACCCAAAGACAAGG GGAACAGACATCGTGTACGAGACGTTCCTCCAGCCACTGGTGATGCAGTACCAGCCCAACATCGAGGCGAGACTGCAGTACCTGCGCGCCAACGCTGGTGACATCCTTGTCTTCTACCTCAAGAACTTCACTGAGAGGGGCTACGACCTCTTCCTCCGGGCGCTTGACTATGTCCGGTCGCAGGCATCTAGAGGATCAAGAACAAGG AGTTTCTTCTCGTTCAGAGGTGACCGGGCTGAGAGGCCGAGCTTCACTGACGACTACGCAATTGGTGGTGAAAGAAGGGACGGTGGGAGGCACCGGCGACCACGTAGTGGCTACTAG
- the LOC117863133 gene encoding uncharacterized protein, which translates to MPPSLHPPHPHSHKLKRRSHPAAMAKKGLVAILYKFRDVHRPPSSPPSPSPSPSTPSAHYAQRCYPPPPSAWPWPSCRHPRTSSFRGPKDAAAAAAMFRTANTVYDTASEQFLRRSSIDEAACIDQSPLALPEEAAAAEQVEEEEKEMQLRETAVVRGVRSERLFFEPAGAEFLPKQEAAPARGKNEAAAVVRVKDEESATAAAPDKNESAAEVKGVAVVVTVESKDPYRDFRASMAEMVAVHGLRDWEALEELLAWYLKLNAKGVHAAIVGAFIDLLVSMQPQAAASPMPSPPSLPSPSPSSSCITFEEYSSATFDEEEGKS; encoded by the exons ATGCCTCCTTCCCTGCACCCTCCCCACCCCCACTCCCACAAGCTCAAGCGGCGCAGCCACCCGGCCGCCATGGCCAAGAAGGGCCTGGTCGCCATCCTCTACAAGTTCCGCGACGTGCAccgcccgccgtcgtcgccgccctcaccctcgccgtcgccgtcgacccCGTCCGCGCACTACGCCCAGCGCTGCtacccgccaccgccgtccgcgtggccgtggccgtcgtGCCGGCACCCGCGCACCAGCTCGTTCCGCGGGCccaaggacgccgccgccgccgccgccatgttcCGGACCGCCAACACCGTCTACGACACGGCCTCGGAGCAGTTCCTCCGGCGCTCGTCCATAGACGAGGCGGCGTGCATCGACCAGAGCCCCCTGGCGTTgcccgaggaggccgccgcggcggagcaggtggaagaggaggagaaggagatgcAGCTGCGCGAGACGGCCGTCGTGCGCGGCGTGCGGTCGGAGCGGCTGTTCTTCGAGCCGGCCGGCGCGGAGTTCTTGCCCAAGCAG gaggcggcgccggcgagaggCAAGAACGAGGCGGCCGCCGTGGTGCGCGTCAAGGACGAGGAGTCAGCGACCGCAGCGGCACCCGACAAGAACGagtcggcggcggaggtgaaGGGCGTCGCGGTGGTGGTGACGGTGGAGTCGAAGGATCCCTACCGCGACTTCCGGGCGTCGATGGCGGAGATGGTGGCGGTGCACGGGCTGCGGGACTGGGAGGCCCTGGAGGAGCTCCTGGCGTGGTACCTCAAGCTGAACGCCAAGGGCGTCCACGCCGCCATCGTCGGCGCGTTCATCGACCTTCTCGTGAGCATGCagccgcaggcggcggcgtccccgatGCCGAGcccgccgtcgctgccgtcgccgtcgccctcgTCGTCGTGCATCACGTTCGAGGAGTACTCGTCGGCGACCTTTGACGAGGAAGAAGGCAAGAGCTGA